The Chitinophagales bacterium genome includes a window with the following:
- a CDS encoding SCO family protein, with translation MKFNKFVAMAIVLIIPLIFYAYFEFKKQNEGVRIKELPFLSLDSIPDFRLIDQKGETFERKDIEGKIAVVDFFFTTCPGICPKLTGQMQRLQKYIFEHPNLKADYQLISITVDPETDTVGRMQHYAKEENISYDYWKLLTGNKDSIYELATGFFKLPAIDLGTDTVPEPFVHSERMVLLDRKGFIRGYYDGTDSSTVNELMKDIVFLDINYEIEDGKARKKQADDAKQ, from the coding sequence ATGAAGTTTAATAAATTCGTTGCAATGGCTATTGTGCTGATCATTCCATTGATCTTTTACGCCTATTTTGAGTTTAAAAAACAGAATGAGGGAGTTCGTATCAAAGAACTCCCTTTTTTGTCTTTAGACAGTATCCCTGATTTTCGCCTGATCGATCAAAAAGGTGAAACTTTTGAAAGAAAGGATATTGAAGGTAAAATAGCGGTGGTGGATTTCTTCTTTACGACTTGTCCCGGTATTTGCCCAAAACTAACCGGGCAAATGCAACGCCTGCAAAAATATATTTTTGAACACCCCAATCTCAAAGCAGATTACCAACTGATTTCAATTACTGTAGATCCGGAGACGGATACCGTAGGCAGAATGCAGCATTATGCCAAAGAAGAGAATATCAGCTACGATTATTGGAAATTGCTTACCGGAAACAAGGACAGCATTTATGAACTCGCTACAGGTTTTTTTAAATTGCCTGCCATAGATTTGGGCACTGATACCGTTCCCGAACCTTTTGTACACAGCGAGCGGATGGTGCTTTTAGACAGAAAAGGCTTTATCCGGGGCTATTATGATGGAACGGATTCAAGTACGGTAAACGAATTGATGAAAGACATTGTTTTCCTTGATATCAACTATGAAATAGAAGATGGGAAAGCAAGAAAAAAACAAGCGGATGACGCAAAGCAGTAA
- a CDS encoding cytochrome c oxidase subunit 3: MSTETAVEEHKTEEWGGADDSPLKASYGKLMMWFLIVSDSFSFAALLISYAALRMSEEWWPQPDKVFNAFPMLEGVKVPLGFVTLMTFILILSSVFVVRAVQEGHRMNKKGVIGWLFLGILGGVAFLSCQAWEWSHLIHQGLSLTSNPFGYFINEDGAKEFVSLALNENHELVSPEAGMAAVQGPTMFGNLFFVITGFHGFHVFTGVLINIIIWIQTIRGVYQRRGHYEMVEKVGLYWHFVDLVWVFVFLAFYLL; the protein is encoded by the coding sequence ATGTCCACAGAAACTGCTGTAGAAGAGCATAAAACAGAAGAATGGGGCGGAGCGGATGACTCCCCTTTAAAGGCGAGTTACGGGAAATTGATGATGTGGTTTTTGATCGTATCAGATTCCTTTTCATTTGCTGCATTGCTTATTTCCTATGCTGCGCTCAGAATGAGTGAAGAATGGTGGCCACAGCCCGATAAGGTCTTCAATGCTTTCCCTATGTTGGAAGGTGTGAAGGTACCGCTCGGCTTTGTTACATTAATGACATTTATACTGATTTTGAGTAGTGTATTTGTTGTGAGAGCTGTACAGGAAGGACACCGCATGAACAAAAAAGGGGTGATCGGTTGGTTGTTCCTCGGAATACTAGGTGGTGTGGCTTTCTTGAGTTGTCAGGCCTGGGAGTGGTCGCATTTGATCCATCAGGGTCTGAGCTTAACTTCTAATCCTTTCGGTTATTTCATCAATGAAGATGGGGCTAAGGAATTTGTGAGTTTAGCCTTGAATGAGAATCACGAATTGGTAAGCCCTGAAGCCGGAATGGCAGCAGTGCAAGGGCCAACTATGTTTGGTAATTTATTCTTTGTTATCACCGGCTTTCACGGCTTTCACGTATTTACCGGAGTATTGATCAATATCATCATTTGGATACAGACTATAAGAGGTGTATATCAAAGAAGAGGACATTACGAAATGGTCGAAAAAGTTGGCCTTTATTGGCACTTTGTAGATTTGGTTTGGGTATTTGTATTCCTGGCTTTTTACCTTCTGTAA
- the cyoE gene encoding heme o synthase: MLALRTYLTSTFGYFSSKVADYVQLVKFRLSFTVVFSSVIAFAIASGGQFFFADLCVLFLGGFLITGASNALNQVFEKDYDRLMERTKDRPLAQGRMFVPEATLAAGLMAVAGITILWQNFNTTAAVLGAVSLILYAFVYTPLKRISPIAVFVGAIPGAMPPLIGWIAATGVFSFDAMIITSIQFLWQFPHFWAIGWLAHDDYIKAGYKLLPSSGGRDQFTALQCMIYIVILIPVSLMLVKTGLVHWSMGFVLLAAALFFLFKAWQLYRDCSMEAARSLMFASIFYLPVVLLAILIGTRI, encoded by the coding sequence ATGCTTGCATTAAGAACATACCTTACTAGTACTTTTGGATATTTCAGTTCCAAAGTTGCTGACTATGTGCAACTGGTCAAATTTCGCTTGTCTTTTACAGTTGTCTTTTCTTCTGTAATTGCATTTGCGATTGCTTCAGGCGGGCAGTTCTTCTTTGCGGATTTGTGTGTTTTGTTTTTGGGCGGATTTTTGATCACCGGGGCATCCAATGCATTGAACCAAGTTTTTGAGAAAGATTACGATCGTTTGATGGAACGCACAAAAGATCGGCCACTGGCACAGGGCAGAATGTTTGTCCCCGAAGCTACATTGGCAGCCGGTTTAATGGCCGTTGCGGGAATTACAATCCTTTGGCAAAATTTTAATACTACTGCTGCTGTACTTGGGGCAGTTTCTTTAATACTATATGCTTTTGTTTATACACCACTAAAGCGGATTTCACCCATAGCTGTTTTTGTAGGAGCCATTCCCGGGGCAATGCCACCATTAATTGGATGGATTGCAGCTACCGGAGTATTTAGCTTTGATGCTATGATCATTACAAGCATTCAGTTTTTATGGCAATTTCCGCATTTTTGGGCGATTGGCTGGTTGGCACATGATGATTATATCAAAGCAGGATACAAGCTTTTGCCCTCAAGTGGTGGGCGCGATCAATTTACTGCTTTGCAGTGCATGATCTATATCGTAATATTGATTCCGGTGTCTTTAATGTTGGTTAAAACCGGCCTGGTGCACTGGAGTATGGGTTTTGTATTGCTGGCCGCAGCCTTATTTTTTCTTTTTAAGGCATGGCAACTATACCGCGACTGTAGTATGGAAGCTGCAAGAAGCCTGATGTTTGCCTCTATTTTTTATTTACCGGTAGTGCTTTTGGCAATACTAATAGGAACAAGAATATAA
- a CDS encoding cytochrome C oxidase subunit IV family protein has product MAAGHLDDAAYQRQKSAVWRSTWIMAVVTVLEVGMAIIWPEDWSRVVLNLLFIIMSSMKAFFIMGEFMHLKYETRALTLTILVPFLFLVWAIIAFMMEGESWLNYKLFWGE; this is encoded by the coding sequence ATGGCAGCCGGACATTTAGACGATGCAGCATATCAAAGACAAAAAAGCGCAGTTTGGAGATCTACCTGGATAATGGCGGTAGTTACTGTACTGGAAGTAGGTATGGCAATTATCTGGCCTGAAGACTGGTCGAGGGTAGTGCTAAATTTGCTTTTTATAATTATGAGTAGCATGAAGGCTTTCTTTATTATGGGTGAATTTATGCACCTTAAGTATGAAACCCGCGCACTCACGCTTACCATCTTAGTCCCTTTTCTTTTTTTAGTCTGGGCGATTATTGCTTTTATGATGGAAGGCGAGTCCTGGCTTAATTACAAGCTGTTCTGGGGTGAATAA
- a CDS encoding DUF420 domain-containing protein has translation MTQSSNFIKNLILIVSVAVPALVAFLFYGPALNLETSIELSFFPKFHASLNSLATLALLTGFYFIRQKNIAAHRASMLFAFSISTIFLLSYVFYHSVSEPTTYGGEGLLKYIYYFVLLTHIFLAAIVLPFILFTFYRALSNDIEKHKKIARWTFPMWLYVTVSGVLVYFLISPYY, from the coding sequence ATGACGCAAAGCAGTAATTTCATTAAAAATTTGATACTGATCGTTTCAGTGGCTGTTCCCGCATTGGTGGCTTTTTTGTTTTACGGCCCGGCATTAAACCTGGAAACAAGTATTGAGCTTTCCTTTTTTCCAAAATTTCATGCTTCCCTAAATTCTTTGGCTACTCTGGCATTGCTCACGGGTTTTTATTTTATCCGGCAAAAAAATATTGCAGCACACCGGGCTTCAATGTTGTTTGCTTTTTCTATTTCCACGATTTTTTTATTGTCCTATGTTTTTTACCACAGTGTTTCAGAACCCACAACATATGGTGGTGAGGGCTTGTTGAAATACATTTATTATTTTGTTTTGCTCACGCATATTTTCCTTGCGGCCATTGTGCTTCCTTTTATTTTGTTTACCTTTTACCGTGCGCTGAGCAATGATATTGAAAAACACAAAAAAATAGCCCGATGGACTTTTCCTATGTGGCTGTACGTTACAGTTAGCGGAGTTTTGGTTTATTTTTTGATTTCACCGTATTATTAA
- a CDS encoding cytochrome c oxidase subunit 3, which translates to MTDRINLEEINWPDNIQHRGVHPQKFALYVGIAVMSMSIAGLTSAYIVRKGAGNWVEFAMPDAFVISAALILLSSLTLHLAVKAFRKENITAYRALLGLTVLLALSFAGSQWMGWQKLQEMGIYIAGNPSGSFVYVISFVHMAHLAVGLLFLIGTLVRAFVSFGNPAKVLIYNTHPDKRLRLELLAIYWHFVDLLWLYLLVFFLIS; encoded by the coding sequence ATGACCGACAGAATCAACTTAGAGGAAATAAACTGGCCTGATAATATTCAGCACAGGGGCGTGCATCCACAAAAGTTTGCCCTTTATGTTGGTATAGCTGTGATGTCAATGTCTATTGCAGGGCTCACAAGTGCCTATATCGTTAGGAAAGGTGCCGGCAACTGGGTTGAATTTGCAATGCCCGATGCATTTGTCATTAGTGCTGCGTTGATATTATTAAGCAGTTTAACACTGCATTTAGCAGTAAAAGCTTTTAGAAAAGAGAATATCACTGCATATCGCGCATTATTGGGACTTACAGTGCTTTTGGCACTTTCCTTTGCCGGTAGTCAGTGGATGGGATGGCAGAAATTGCAGGAAATGGGAATTTATATTGCGGGGAATCCTTCGGGATCTTTCGTGTATGTGATTTCCTTTGTGCATATGGCACACCTTGCGGTGGGGCTTTTGTTTTTGATCGGTACATTGGTGAGAGCTTTTGTTTCCTTTGGGAATCCTGCAAAGGTGTTGATCTACAATACGCATCCTGACAAGCGTTTACGATTAGAACTTTTGGCAATATACTGGCACTTTGTAGACCTATTATGGCTATATTTGCTCGTGTTTTTTTTGATCAGTTAA
- a CDS encoding cbb3-type cytochrome c oxidase subunit I: METLNTGTAEQQADAHEAHEHHHEENFITKYIFTQDHKMIGKQFLITGMFWAIIGGLFSIFFRLQLAWPEETFPFLETVLGRWAEGGKLNPSFYYALVTMHGTILVFFVLTAGLSGTFSNFLIPLQVGARDMASPVMNMLSYWFFFLSGAVMFASLFVQTGPASGGWTAYPPLSALPQATPGSAIGMDLWLISIALFIISIALGGLNYVSTIINMRTKGMSFMRMPLTIWAFFFTAVIGLLSFPVLFAAAVLLIFDRAIGTSFFLSDIYIAGEALAYSGGSPILFQHLFWFLGHPEVYIIILPAMGIVSEVMSVHARKPIFGYKAMIVSILGITILSFIVWAHHMFVSGLNPFVASIFVLFTLLIAVPSAIKVFNWITTLWRGNIRLNTPMLFSIGFVSLFISGGLTGIFLGNSAIDIQLHDTYFVVAHFHIVMGLAAFFGMFAGIYHWFPKMFGRFMNNTLGTLHFWVTLVSSYLIFWPMHYLGMTGVPRRYFAFSSFETFNQYEGMNQFITIFAIVAFVAQMLFLFNFFYSMYKGQKVREQNPWGASTLEWTTPIHPGHGNWPGEIPEVHRWPYDYGKHGIDLTLQTEPVTEEEKRRDKEANISH; this comes from the coding sequence ATGGAAACTTTAAATACAGGAACAGCAGAACAACAGGCAGATGCACATGAAGCACATGAGCATCACCATGAGGAAAACTTTATAACAAAGTACATTTTCACTCAGGATCACAAAATGATCGGCAAGCAGTTTTTGATAACCGGTATGTTCTGGGCTATTATCGGGGGATTGTTCTCTATCTTTTTTAGACTACAACTGGCTTGGCCCGAAGAAACTTTCCCTTTTTTGGAAACCGTTCTTGGCCGATGGGCTGAGGGTGGAAAGCTGAATCCGAGCTTTTACTATGCCCTTGTTACTATGCACGGTACTATTTTGGTGTTTTTTGTGCTAACAGCAGGCCTAAGCGGTACTTTCAGTAACTTCCTTATCCCCCTTCAGGTAGGTGCCAGGGATATGGCCTCGCCAGTGATGAATATGCTTTCTTACTGGTTCTTCTTTCTCTCCGGTGCAGTAATGTTTGCCTCCTTGTTTGTACAAACAGGTCCGGCTTCTGGGGGATGGACTGCCTACCCACCTCTGAGTGCCCTCCCACAGGCAACTCCCGGCTCGGCCATTGGTATGGATTTATGGCTTATTTCAATAGCGCTTTTCATTATTTCTATTGCCCTTGGAGGACTGAATTATGTATCTACCATAATAAATATGAGAACCAAAGGCATGAGTTTTATGCGTATGCCTTTGACTATTTGGGCTTTCTTTTTTACTGCTGTAATTGGTCTTTTGTCATTCCCTGTACTTTTTGCGGCAGCTGTATTGTTGATCTTTGACAGAGCTATTGGAACAAGTTTTTTCCTGTCAGATATTTACATCGCAGGAGAAGCGCTGGCCTATTCCGGTGGTAGTCCGATTTTATTCCAGCACTTGTTCTGGTTCCTTGGTCACCCGGAAGTTTATATTATTATTCTTCCCGCCATGGGAATAGTATCTGAGGTAATGTCGGTACATGCGCGTAAACCTATTTTCGGTTACAAAGCTATGATCGTATCAATTCTCGGCATTACCATTTTATCATTCATCGTATGGGCACACCATATGTTTGTCTCAGGACTCAATCCTTTTGTGGCATCTATATTTGTACTCTTTACACTTCTGATTGCAGTACCATCTGCCATAAAGGTCTTTAACTGGATCACAACGCTTTGGCGGGGCAATATCCGTTTGAACACACCCATGCTGTTTTCCATTGGGTTTGTGTCCTTGTTTATTTCAGGAGGACTCACTGGAATTTTCCTCGGAAACTCTGCCATTGATATTCAATTGCACGATACTTATTTCGTAGTGGCGCACTTCCATATTGTGATGGGACTTGCCGCATTCTTTGGAATGTTTGCCGGAATATACCACTGGTTCCCAAAGATGTTTGGCCGTTTTATGAATAATACGCTGGGAACGCTGCACTTTTGGGTTACACTGGTGAGCAGTTACCTGATCTTTTGGCCTATGCATTACCTGGGAATGACAGGAGTGCCCAGAAGGTATTTTGCATTTTCCAGTTTTGAAACCTTCAATCAGTACGAGGGAATGAATCAGTTCATTACAATTTTTGCTATAGTCGCGTTTGTTGCCCAGATGTTATTCTTGTTCAATTTCTTTTACAGCATGTATAAAGGGCAAAAAGTTAGAGAGCAAAACCCCTGGGGTGCAAGTACCCTGGAGTGGACAACACCAATACATCCGGGGCATGGCAATTGGCCGGGAGAAATTCCGGAAGTGCACAGATGGCCTTATGATTATGGTAAACACGGTATTGATTTGACTTTGCAAACTGAACCGGTTACTGAAGAGGAAAAAAGGCGCGATAAAGAAGCGAATATTTCACATTAA
- a CDS encoding helix-hairpin-helix domain-containing protein — MPSHWKDWMDFTHSERNGFILLILLLLIGIAMPYFFPYFLPKEKTDFSKIENALALLEAERKKDSLESLKKELQLQKEQKTRDSLLANPFPFNPNKATFDDFVNLGLSEKVAHTILNYREKGGRFYKKEDFKKIYGISDADYHRLEAYVDIPEQKYKADKDQKTDWEKPAFKSAYSPDTTSLIVEINTADSLELMKIKGIGPAFSSLIIKYRNLLGGYRDKSQLLEVYGMDSSRWELILPHIKIDSAEINPIALNTAEWIDMVRHPYIDKNVANNIINHREYNGFYKEVSDIKTYYLVNKRLYRKIAPYLVVDDRAEAKKSD, encoded by the coding sequence ATGCCTTCGCACTGGAAAGACTGGATGGATTTTACACATAGCGAGCGCAATGGGTTTATATTGTTGATTTTATTGCTGCTCATAGGAATTGCCATGCCCTATTTTTTTCCTTACTTTCTCCCAAAAGAAAAAACAGATTTCAGTAAAATTGAAAATGCACTTGCTTTGCTTGAAGCAGAAAGAAAAAAAGATTCCCTGGAAAGTTTGAAGAAAGAACTGCAATTGCAAAAGGAGCAAAAAACAAGAGATTCCCTATTGGCAAATCCATTTCCTTTTAATCCCAATAAAGCAACTTTTGATGATTTTGTGAATTTGGGATTGTCCGAAAAGGTGGCCCACACCATTTTAAATTACCGCGAGAAAGGAGGTCGGTTTTATAAAAAGGAAGACTTCAAAAAGATATACGGCATCAGCGATGCTGATTATCATCGCCTTGAGGCATATGTAGATATCCCTGAGCAAAAGTATAAAGCAGATAAAGACCAAAAAACTGACTGGGAAAAACCGGCTTTCAAAAGTGCTTATTCTCCTGACACTACTTCTTTAATTGTAGAAATCAACACTGCCGATAGCCTGGAACTTATGAAAATAAAAGGCATTGGCCCAGCTTTTTCTTCATTGATCATTAAATACAGAAATTTACTCGGTGGCTACAGAGATAAATCCCAGTTATTGGAAGTCTATGGAATGGACAGTTCGCGCTGGGAATTAATATTGCCACATATCAAAATTGATTCTGCTGAAATTAATCCCATAGCACTCAATACTGCCGAATGGATAGATATGGTCAGGCATCCCTATATTGATAAAAATGTGGCCAATAACATTATCAATCACAGAGAATACAATGGATTTTACAAAGAGGTCTCCGATATCAAAACCTATTATTTGGTAAACAAGCGATTATATCGTAAAATTGCTCCCTACTTAGTTGTCGATGATAGAGCAGAAGCTAAAAAATCTGATTAG